Proteins from one bacterium genomic window:
- a CDS encoding RNA chaperone Hfq, whose amino-acid sequence MPKEVFAEDIERLIGALDGVTAARVFTTHGGEIAQVYVTVDPAADVRAVRRGVGTALVSSYGIPIEPWRIQIAQPRTGPDARSPFRVLRVEEAVGAAEMTAVVQLAWTRGGGERVVSGRARGPVGSAHRLRTLAAATVDGARESLDPSYRKIAAEEASLVTFSGRPTVLVGVSVTTARGDVRACGIAQEDASSDAAVAATLDAVAKLSAQVAIVAALPDNRRARLEAMRRYVKSAERAPSSGDSEGDPGSARESPRDAVPQAGRGTPAGAGESGAGRGPGAFHGAPECMYMRRAPAFAGRATGAHAAELPNGEDPDGPPVLPQIRSVQKGVTAMPVRQDLPHAGAVPSGPGRVSIEEVWYQSLIANRTPVHVRCRDGYELHPAVLRDVDTESVLLEVNGATELVYKHAILSIRPLTDPRAEA is encoded by the coding sequence ATGCCCAAGGAAGTCTTCGCGGAAGACATCGAGCGCCTGATCGGCGCCCTCGACGGCGTAACCGCCGCCCGCGTGTTCACGACGCACGGCGGAGAAATCGCGCAGGTGTACGTCACGGTGGATCCCGCCGCGGACGTGCGCGCCGTGCGGCGCGGCGTCGGCACCGCGCTCGTGTCCTCGTACGGCATACCGATCGAGCCCTGGCGCATTCAGATCGCGCAGCCGCGCACGGGGCCGGATGCGCGTTCCCCGTTTCGCGTGCTGCGGGTCGAGGAGGCCGTCGGGGCGGCCGAGATGACGGCGGTGGTTCAACTCGCGTGGACGCGCGGCGGTGGGGAGCGCGTCGTGTCGGGTCGGGCCCGGGGCCCGGTCGGCTCTGCGCACCGCCTCCGCACGCTCGCCGCGGCCACGGTCGACGGGGCGCGCGAGTCGTTGGATCCGTCGTACCGGAAGATCGCCGCCGAGGAGGCCTCGCTGGTGACGTTCTCCGGCCGGCCGACGGTATTGGTCGGCGTCTCGGTGACCACGGCGCGTGGCGACGTGCGCGCCTGTGGGATCGCGCAGGAAGACGCATCGTCGGACGCCGCGGTTGCTGCGACCCTGGACGCCGTGGCGAAGTTGTCGGCGCAAGTCGCGATCGTCGCGGCGTTGCCGGATAACCGCCGGGCCAGGCTCGAGGCGATGCGCCGCTATGTGAAATCCGCCGAGCGCGCGCCGTCATCGGGCGATAGCGAAGGGGATCCCGGCTCGGCGAGGGAATCTCCGCGGGACGCCGTGCCGCAGGCCGGTCGGGGGACGCCTGCGGGAGCCGGGGAGTCCGGCGCGGGCCGTGGCCCCGGGGCGTTCCACGGGGCGCCGGAGTGCATGTACATGCGCCGGGCGCCCGCGTTTGCCGGGCGCGCGACCGGGGCGCACGCGGCCGAGTTGCCGAACGGCGAGGATCCGGACGGGCCGCCGGTGTTGCCGCAGATCCGGTCCGTGCAGAAGGGAGTGACGGCGATGCCCGTGCGTCAGGACCTCCCGCACGCGGGGGCCGTTCCATCCGGCCCCGGTCGTGTCTCGATCGAGGAGGTGTGGTATCAGTCGCTGATCGCCAACCGCACGCCGGTGCACGTCCGCTGCCGCGACGGCTACGAACTGCACCCCGCGGTGCTGCGGGATGTGGACACCGAAAGTGTCCTCCTTGAGGTGAACGGGGCGACCGAATTGGTGTACAAGCACGCCATCCTCTCGATCCGTCCCTTGACGGATCCCCGGGCGGAGGCGTAA
- the meaB gene encoding methylmalonyl Co-A mutase-associated GTPase MeaB, producing MTLAKDVLQGSPHAVARLISLVENRPADAVAVLRELHPHTGRAYVVGVTGPPGAGKSTLIAALVGTIRRDGRRVGVVAVDPTSPFTGGAVLGDRIRMQDHSTDPGVFVRSMATRGYLGGLAPATTGVVDVLDASGCDLVLVETVGTGQAEVDVVRLADTVVVVTVPHLGDGVQTLKAGVMEIADLFVVNKADRGDADRTATEIKTMLGLAPDRRGWRPPVLLSTATDGTGVAEILAEISRHREYQTAHRLLERRRLARRREEILMVAESRLRNRILGAIGAERLDALASRVARGETDLYTAADTLLSGAGLQ from the coding sequence GTGACGCTCGCCAAGGACGTGCTCCAGGGTTCCCCCCATGCGGTGGCCAGGCTGATCTCGCTTGTGGAGAACCGGCCCGCCGACGCGGTGGCGGTGCTTCGCGAGCTGCACCCCCACACCGGGCGTGCGTACGTCGTGGGCGTGACCGGTCCGCCCGGTGCCGGCAAGAGCACGCTGATCGCCGCGCTCGTGGGGACGATCCGGCGCGACGGGCGTCGGGTCGGCGTCGTGGCGGTCGACCCGACGAGTCCGTTCACCGGAGGTGCCGTCCTGGGCGACCGCATCCGCATGCAGGATCACAGTACCGATCCCGGAGTGTTTGTGCGAAGCATGGCCACGCGCGGCTACCTCGGCGGGCTTGCTCCTGCGACCACGGGGGTCGTGGACGTCCTTGACGCTTCGGGCTGCGACCTGGTGTTGGTGGAGACCGTCGGCACCGGCCAGGCGGAGGTCGACGTGGTGCGACTCGCGGACACCGTAGTCGTAGTGACCGTACCGCACCTGGGAGACGGCGTGCAGACGCTCAAGGCCGGCGTCATGGAGATCGCCGATCTCTTCGTCGTGAACAAGGCGGATCGGGGGGACGCGGACCGGACCGCGACGGAGATCAAGACGATGCTGGGACTCGCGCCTGACCGACGGGGGTGGAGGCCACCGGTGTTGCTCTCGACCGCGACCGATGGGACCGGGGTGGCCGAGATCCTCGCGGAGATCTCCCGGCACCGGGAGTACCAGACCGCCCACCGTCTCTTGGAACGGCGGCGCCTCGCCAGACGGCGGGAGGAGATTCTGATGGTGGCCGAATCTCGCCTCAGAAACCGGATCCTCGGCGCGATCGGCGCAGAGCGTCTGGACGCGCTTGCCTCCCGCGTCGCCCGGGGGGAGACGGACCTCTACACGGCCGCGGACACGCTGCTCAGCGGGGCGGGCCTTCAATGA
- a CDS encoding methylmalonyl-CoA mutase family protein → MPGDSDRTRRGNGGAAPGSDRRRDRWEAEVLGPALATAPERAGAFATSSQIPVARIYTPDDVASLDYERDLGFPGAYPYTRGIYPTMYRGRLWTMRQYSGYGGAEESNQRFRYLLEQGQTGLSVAFDLPTQMGYDSDHPLAEAEVGKVGVAIDSLADMEVLFDGIPLDRVSTSMTINATAAILLCMYLAVGERQGVPPARLAGTTQNDILKEYIARGTYIYPPGPSLRLVTDAMAFCAERLPRWNPISISGYHIREAGATAVQEVAFTLGNAIAYLEAARAAGLGVDHIAPRLAFFFDAQMGFFEEVSKFRAARRLWARITREQFGARDPRSWMLRFHTQTAGVSLTAQQPDNNVVRVAVQALAAVLGGTQSLHTNARDEALALPTDEAALLALRTQQIIGHESGVADTIDPLAGSYYVESLTTEIERRAVAYLDRVREIGGMLRAIETGYVQREIGEAAYRDQQDVEAGHRVIVGVNRFQAAEERPPEILRVDPAVIDRQQARLRRVRAERDGARVNAALTALGREAGGRANLLPSILEAVRAYATVGEICDALRRTFGAYRPPVVV, encoded by the coding sequence ATGCCTGGCGATTCGGATCGAACGCGGCGCGGGAACGGCGGGGCTGCCCCTGGGTCCGACCGGCGGCGGGATCGGTGGGAGGCCGAGGTGCTCGGCCCCGCGCTCGCCACCGCCCCTGAGCGAGCCGGGGCGTTTGCGACGTCATCGCAGATCCCGGTGGCGCGGATCTACACACCGGACGATGTCGCGTCGCTTGACTACGAGCGCGATCTGGGGTTCCCGGGCGCGTACCCGTACACCCGCGGTATCTATCCGACGATGTACCGCGGCCGACTGTGGACGATGCGCCAGTACAGCGGCTACGGTGGCGCGGAGGAATCCAATCAGCGGTTCCGCTACCTGCTCGAGCAGGGGCAGACCGGGCTGTCGGTGGCGTTCGACCTGCCCACGCAAATGGGATACGACTCGGACCACCCGCTGGCGGAGGCCGAGGTCGGGAAGGTCGGCGTTGCGATCGATTCGCTCGCAGACATGGAGGTGCTCTTCGACGGCATCCCGCTGGACCGCGTGAGCACCTCGATGACCATCAACGCCACCGCCGCGATCCTGCTGTGCATGTACCTCGCGGTGGGCGAGCGGCAGGGCGTCCCGCCCGCGCGGTTGGCCGGCACCACCCAGAACGACATCCTGAAAGAATACATCGCACGAGGCACCTACATCTACCCACCCGGCCCGTCGCTCCGCCTGGTCACGGACGCGATGGCGTTCTGTGCCGAGCGGCTCCCCCGATGGAACCCGATCAGCATCAGCGGCTACCACATCCGGGAGGCGGGCGCCACCGCGGTCCAGGAAGTCGCGTTCACGCTCGGGAACGCGATCGCATACCTCGAGGCCGCGCGGGCCGCCGGACTCGGCGTCGATCACATCGCGCCGCGGCTCGCGTTCTTCTTCGACGCGCAGATGGGGTTCTTCGAGGAGGTCTCGAAGTTCCGGGCCGCGCGCCGGCTGTGGGCCCGGATCACGCGGGAACAATTCGGCGCCCGGGACCCGCGATCGTGGATGCTCCGGTTCCATACGCAGACCGCGGGGGTCTCGCTGACCGCGCAGCAACCCGACAACAACGTCGTGCGCGTCGCGGTCCAAGCGCTGGCGGCCGTCCTCGGCGGCACCCAGTCGCTCCACACGAACGCCCGGGACGAGGCGCTCGCGTTGCCGACGGACGAGGCGGCGCTGCTCGCCCTGCGCACGCAGCAGATCATCGGCCACGAGAGTGGGGTGGCCGATACGATCGACCCGCTGGCCGGTTCCTATTATGTGGAGTCCCTCACGACCGAGATCGAGCGGCGGGCGGTGGCGTATCTCGACCGCGTCCGCGAGATCGGCGGCATGCTCCGGGCGATCGAGACGGGATACGTGCAGCGGGAGATCGGCGAGGCGGCGTACCGAGACCAGCAGGACGTCGAGGCCGGACACCGCGTCATCGTGGGCGTCAATCGCTTCCAGGCCGCTGAAGAGCGACCGCCCGAGATCCTCCGTGTGGATCCGGCGGTCATCGACCGGCAGCAGGCCCGGCTGCGGCGCGTTCGGGCGGAGCGGGACGGGGCGCGCGTCAATGCCGCCCTGACGGCGCTGGGTCGGGAGGCAGGGGGACGGGCAAACCTCCTGCCGTCGATCCTGGAGGCTGTGCGCGCCTACGCGACGGTGGGCGAGATCTGCGACGCGCTGCGGCGGACGTTCGGGGCGTATCGCCCACCGGTCGTGGTTTAA
- a CDS encoding acetyl-CoA carboxylase biotin carboxylase subunit: protein MVGRAIHKVLVANRGEIALRVIRACRTRGIATVAVYSDADRSAPHVCAADEARRIGPAPASESYLRIPAMVETARETGADAVHPGYGFLAENPAFASACADAGLVFIGPTAETLARCGDKAEARRAIRAAGIPVLPGTDPVDDEEAAAAAARIRFPVLIKAAGGGGGKGIHRVSRAEDLPGALRLARGEARAAFGDDRVYLERWVDDPRHVEMQIAADAHGAVVHLGERECSIQRRHQKLLEEAPSLALDGRLRRAMGAAAAEAARAVGYRNVGTVEFLVDGPRFYFLEINARLQVEHPVTELVTGIDLVGLQLEIASGAPLPLRQEDIVFRGHAIECRVSAEDPAAQFLPSAGRVGEVILPGGPGVRVDAALVSGIEVTRHYDPLLAKIIAWGETREETIARMAAALSEMVVTGVPTTIPFHRWALRHPAFAAGRYSTRFTDLEWARRAPIDPALAAVAAVVLAHRDGRRPPTLPVQEAPGWKAAARREALS, encoded by the coding sequence ATGGTCGGTCGCGCAATCCACAAGGTCCTCGTCGCCAACCGCGGTGAGATCGCGCTGCGTGTGATTCGCGCCTGCCGCACGCGGGGCATCGCGACCGTGGCCGTGTACAGCGACGCGGACCGGTCGGCGCCCCACGTCTGCGCCGCCGACGAGGCGCGTCGGATCGGTCCCGCGCCCGCCTCGGAGTCGTACCTGCGCATCCCCGCAATGGTGGAGACAGCGCGCGAGACGGGCGCGGACGCGGTCCATCCCGGCTACGGGTTTCTCGCGGAGAACCCCGCGTTCGCGTCGGCGTGCGCCGACGCGGGTCTGGTCTTTATCGGTCCCACGGCGGAGACGCTTGCGCGCTGCGGCGACAAGGCCGAGGCTCGGCGGGCGATCCGGGCCGCGGGCATTCCGGTGCTTCCCGGGACGGACCCCGTGGATGATGAGGAGGCGGCGGCCGCGGCGGCCCGTATCCGCTTCCCGGTGTTGATCAAGGCGGCCGGCGGCGGCGGCGGCAAGGGCATCCACCGCGTGAGCCGCGCCGAAGACCTGCCGGGGGCGTTGCGCTTGGCCCGCGGGGAGGCGCGCGCGGCGTTCGGCGACGACCGCGTCTACCTCGAGCGCTGGGTCGATGATCCCCGCCACGTGGAGATGCAGATCGCAGCGGACGCCCACGGCGCGGTGGTGCACCTTGGGGAGCGCGAGTGCTCGATCCAGCGGCGGCATCAAAAGCTCCTCGAGGAAGCCCCGTCCTTAGCGCTCGACGGCCGGCTGCGGAGGGCGATGGGCGCGGCGGCCGCCGAGGCCGCGCGGGCCGTGGGCTACCGTAACGTTGGCACCGTGGAGTTCCTCGTCGACGGCCCGCGGTTCTACTTCCTCGAGATCAATGCCAGGCTGCAGGTGGAACACCCGGTGACCGAACTGGTCACCGGCATCGATCTCGTCGGGTTGCAACTGGAGATCGCCTCGGGGGCGCCGCTGCCGTTGCGGCAGGAGGACATCGTGTTTCGGGGGCACGCCATCGAGTGCCGGGTCTCCGCGGAGGACCCGGCGGCGCAGTTTCTGCCGTCGGCCGGGCGCGTCGGGGAGGTCATCCTGCCCGGCGGGCCGGGGGTCCGCGTGGACGCCGCGCTCGTTTCCGGGATCGAGGTCACGCGGCACTACGACCCGCTCCTCGCCAAGATCATCGCTTGGGGCGAGACGAGGGAGGAGACGATCGCCCGAATGGCGGCGGCCCTCTCGGAGATGGTTGTGACCGGCGTTCCGACGACGATTCCGTTCCACCGGTGGGCGCTCCGGCATCCCGCGTTTGCCGCGGGGCGGTACAGCACGCGGTTTACCGACCTGGAATGGGCCCGCCGTGCGCCGATCGACCCGGCGCTCGCCGCTGTTGCGGCCGTCGTGCTGGCGCATCGCGACGGCCGCCGTCCGCCGACGCTCCCGGTCCAGGAGGCCCCCGGTTGGAAGGCGGCGGCGAGGCGGGAAGCGCTGTCGTGA
- the ligA gene encoding NAD-dependent DNA ligase LigA has translation MSRKTAAPRGARRASPDLATRVEALRDRIRRHAYLYHVLDAPEISDEAYDALVQELRELEAAHPDLVTPDSPTQRVGAPPSEAFRPVVHPQPMLSLANAFDEDDLRAWHRRVEMGLAGQTVVFDCELKFDGAAISLIYEDGVFTRGATRGDGVRGEDVTANLRTVESLPLRLRREANPPAFVEVRGEVYLPNQALDAINEERVAAGEIPFANTRNAAAGSLRQLDPAVTARRPLALFVYQLGEVRGRRFRSHWESMAWAREAGVPVNQHARQAASLDDVLVYVREWTERRATLPYGTDGVVIKVDSLDQQAELGATSQAPRWAIAYKFPAEEAETRVRDIFVQVGRTGALTPVADLEPVRVSGVIVRRATLHNEDEMRRKDVRIGDAVVVRRAGEVIPEVVRVLTEKRSGAERPFEMPQHCPVCGSPVERRPGEATWRCTGGAVCPAQILERLIHFASRDALNIDGVGPKILQQLLDRELIADPADLFRLTREQVLSLDRMAEKSADNVIAAIDRARRTSLARLLYGLGIRHVGVHVAEVLADHFGDIDQLAAAAVDEVSAIPGVGPTIAESVIEFFSRPKTRELLRKLRDAGVRVEAPPRPGGRLAGKMFVFTGTLDRFSRREAGERVRALGGAVSETLSAHTDYLVAGDAPGSKMERARKLGVTVLTEPEFLALVGGE, from the coding sequence GTGAGCCGGAAAACCGCCGCCCCACGCGGGGCGCGCCGGGCGTCGCCAGATTTGGCGACCCGGGTCGAGGCGCTCCGGGATCGCATCCGTCGTCACGCGTACCTGTACCACGTGCTCGACGCCCCCGAGATCTCGGACGAAGCGTACGACGCTCTCGTGCAGGAACTTCGGGAGCTCGAAGCCGCGCACCCCGATCTCGTCACGCCCGACTCCCCGACACAGCGGGTCGGCGCGCCGCCGAGCGAGGCGTTCCGCCCCGTGGTCCACCCGCAGCCGATGCTCAGCCTGGCCAACGCGTTTGACGAGGACGATCTCCGGGCGTGGCACCGGCGCGTCGAAATGGGGCTGGCCGGCCAGACCGTCGTGTTCGACTGCGAGTTGAAGTTCGACGGTGCCGCGATCTCCCTGATCTACGAGGACGGCGTGTTTACGCGCGGCGCGACGCGGGGCGACGGCGTTCGGGGCGAAGACGTGACGGCCAACCTCCGTACGGTCGAGTCGCTGCCGCTGCGTCTGCGGCGGGAAGCGAACCCGCCGGCGTTCGTCGAGGTGCGCGGCGAGGTGTATCTGCCGAACCAGGCCCTGGACGCGATCAACGAGGAGCGCGTCGCGGCGGGGGAGATCCCGTTCGCCAACACCCGCAACGCCGCGGCGGGGTCGTTGCGGCAGCTCGACCCGGCGGTGACTGCACGACGGCCGCTCGCGCTGTTCGTGTATCAGCTCGGCGAGGTGCGGGGCCGTCGGTTTCGCTCGCACTGGGAAAGCATGGCCTGGGCCCGCGAGGCCGGGGTTCCAGTGAACCAGCACGCGCGCCAGGCCGCGTCCCTCGACGATGTGCTGGTATATGTCCGGGAATGGACCGAGCGCCGCGCCACGCTGCCGTACGGCACGGATGGGGTTGTGATCAAGGTGGACTCGCTCGACCAGCAGGCCGAGCTGGGGGCGACGAGCCAGGCGCCGCGGTGGGCGATCGCCTACAAGTTCCCGGCCGAGGAGGCCGAGACGCGGGTGCGCGACATCTTCGTACAGGTGGGGCGCACCGGCGCCCTGACACCGGTCGCCGATCTGGAGCCGGTACGGGTGTCCGGGGTCATCGTGCGGCGTGCGACCCTGCACAACGAAGACGAGATGCGGCGCAAGGACGTGCGCATCGGCGACGCGGTCGTGGTGCGCCGCGCGGGCGAGGTCATCCCCGAGGTCGTCCGGGTGCTGACCGAGAAGCGGAGCGGCGCGGAACGTCCGTTCGAGATGCCGCAGCACTGCCCCGTCTGCGGCTCGCCGGTCGAGCGGCGCCCAGGAGAAGCCACGTGGCGGTGCACCGGGGGCGCGGTGTGCCCGGCCCAGATCCTGGAACGGCTCATCCATTTCGCCTCCCGCGACGCCCTCAACATCGACGGCGTCGGCCCGAAGATTCTCCAGCAACTCCTGGACCGCGAGTTGATCGCCGATCCCGCGGATCTGTTCAGGTTGACGCGGGAGCAGGTGTTGAGCCTCGACCGCATGGCGGAGAAGTCCGCGGACAACGTGATCGCCGCGATCGACCGGGCCCGCCGGACGTCGCTGGCGCGGTTGTTGTACGGTCTTGGGATCCGGCACGTCGGTGTCCACGTTGCGGAGGTTCTGGCAGACCATTTCGGCGACATCGACCAGCTCGCCGCCGCGGCGGTCGACGAGGTGAGTGCGATCCCGGGCGTGGGGCCGACGATCGCCGAGAGCGTCATCGAGTTCTTCAGCCGCCCGAAGACGCGGGAGTTGTTGCGCAAGCTGCGGGACGCCGGCGTGCGGGTCGAGGCTCCTCCGCGCCCGGGAGGCCGGCTGGCGGGGAAGATGTTCGTGTTCACGGGGACCCTGGACCGGTTCTCGCGCCGGGAGGCTGGCGAGCGGGTCAGGGCGCTCGGCGGCGCCGTGAGCGAGACGCTGAGCGCGCACACGGATTATCTTGTGGCGGGGGATGCGCCGGGGAGCAAGATGGAGCGGGCGCGGAAGCTCGGCGTGACGGTGCTGACCGAGCCGGAGTTTCTCGCGCTGGTGGGAGGGGAGTGA
- the mce gene encoding methylmalonyl-CoA epimerase, with translation MSAGTPGKARRAPVLAHVAVVVRQLEVAEEWFRNRLGLASESRESLPSRGVRIAFVPIGAGAIELVQPTGAGPLERFLAASGEAVHHVALEVSDIDAAMAVARSAGFRLIDETARPGAHGTKVAFVHPRSTHGLLVELVERADDRDTSG, from the coding sequence ATGAGCGCAGGGACCCCCGGGAAGGCCAGGCGCGCGCCGGTGCTGGCCCACGTTGCGGTCGTCGTCCGTCAGCTCGAGGTGGCGGAGGAATGGTTCCGCAATCGGCTCGGGCTGGCGTCTGAAAGCCGTGAGAGCCTGCCGTCGCGGGGCGTGCGCATCGCGTTCGTCCCGATCGGCGCGGGGGCGATCGAACTCGTCCAACCCACCGGCGCCGGGCCTCTGGAACGGTTTCTGGCCGCAAGCGGCGAGGCGGTGCACCACGTCGCTCTGGAGGTTTCCGACATCGACGCCGCCATGGCGGTCGCCCGATCTGCCGGCTTCCGCCTGATCGACGAGACGGCGCGCCCCGGGGCCCACGGGACGAAGGTGGCGTTCGTCCATCCGCGTTCCACGCATGGCCTGCTTGTTGAGCTGGTCGAGCGAGCGGACGATCGCGACACCAGCGGGTGA
- a CDS encoding carboxyl transferase domain-containing protein encodes MSDGREARLAELRARRARLEAGGGPERIARQHEAGKLTARERLAELLDPGTFVELDRFVTHRATAFGMDRVEAPADGVVTGYGAIGGRLVYVFSQDFTVLGGSLGEAHAQKICKIMDLAMRNGAPVIGLNDSGGARIQEGVVSLGGYAEIFLRNTLASGVIPQISAIMGPCAGGAVYSPAITDFTVMVRGTSYMFVTGPQVVKAVTHEDVTFEQLGGAEVHAGESGVAHFVADSDADGLHLIRRLLGYLPQNNLEEAPRVACADDPGRQDPLLDTIVPLDPHQPYDMRDVLARVVDGGEFLEVHQAFAANLVVGFARLGGRAVGIVAQQPAVLAGVLDINSSVKGARFVRFCDAFNIPLVTFVDVPGFLPGTVQEHGGIIRQGAKLLFAYCEATVPKLAVITRKAYGGAYDVMSSKHIRGDLNLAWPSAEVAVMGPEGAIDIIFRRELDEAPDREAARARLVAEYREQFATPYIAAARGYVDDVIEPRETRPRLISALEALQGKRDRNPPKKHGNIPL; translated from the coding sequence GTGTCGGACGGCCGCGAGGCCCGCCTGGCGGAGTTGCGCGCCCGGCGGGCCCGTCTGGAGGCAGGTGGCGGCCCGGAGCGCATCGCGCGCCAGCACGAGGCCGGCAAACTGACCGCACGCGAGCGCCTGGCGGAGCTGCTGGATCCCGGCACCTTCGTGGAGCTCGACCGGTTCGTGACGCATCGCGCCACGGCGTTCGGGATGGATCGGGTCGAAGCGCCCGCGGACGGCGTCGTCACGGGCTATGGGGCAATCGGCGGCCGCCTCGTCTACGTGTTCTCGCAGGACTTCACGGTGCTCGGTGGCTCGCTGGGTGAGGCGCACGCGCAGAAGATCTGCAAGATCATGGACCTTGCCATGCGAAATGGCGCCCCGGTGATCGGCCTCAACGATTCCGGGGGCGCCCGCATCCAGGAGGGGGTTGTGAGCCTCGGTGGGTACGCCGAGATCTTCCTCCGGAACACGCTCGCAAGCGGCGTCATCCCGCAGATCTCGGCGATCATGGGCCCCTGCGCCGGGGGGGCGGTGTACTCGCCGGCGATCACCGACTTTACCGTGATGGTGCGCGGCACGAGCTACATGTTCGTGACCGGGCCCCAAGTCGTGAAGGCCGTGACCCACGAGGACGTGACGTTCGAGCAGTTGGGGGGCGCGGAGGTGCACGCCGGCGAGAGCGGCGTCGCGCACTTCGTGGCGGACAGCGACGCGGACGGTCTGCACCTGATTCGACGCCTCCTCGGGTACCTTCCCCAGAATAACCTCGAGGAGGCCCCGCGGGTGGCGTGCGCCGACGATCCGGGGCGCCAAGACCCGCTGCTCGATACGATCGTGCCGTTGGACCCGCACCAGCCCTATGATATGCGCGACGTGCTCGCTCGCGTTGTCGACGGCGGTGAGTTCCTCGAGGTGCACCAGGCGTTCGCTGCCAACCTCGTGGTGGGGTTCGCGCGGCTCGGCGGTCGCGCCGTCGGGATCGTAGCCCAGCAGCCGGCGGTCCTCGCCGGTGTGCTGGACATCAACAGCTCCGTGAAAGGCGCCCGATTCGTCCGATTCTGCGACGCGTTCAACATCCCGCTCGTCACGTTCGTGGACGTGCCGGGGTTTCTGCCTGGGACCGTCCAGGAGCACGGCGGGATCATCCGCCAGGGGGCGAAGCTGTTGTTCGCGTACTGCGAGGCCACGGTGCCGAAGCTCGCGGTGATCACGCGGAAGGCGTACGGCGGCGCGTACGACGTGATGTCCAGCAAGCACATCCGCGGCGACCTGAACCTGGCGTGGCCCAGCGCGGAGGTCGCGGTGATGGGACCGGAGGGCGCCATCGATATCATCTTCCGCCGAGAGCTGGACGAGGCGCCCGACCGCGAGGCCGCACGCGCCCGGCTCGTGGCCGAATACCGCGAGCAGTTCGCCACCCCCTACATCGCCGCGGCTCGGGGCTACGTGGACGACGTGATCGAGCCCCGGGAGACGCGGCCGCGCCTGATCTCGGCCCTTGAGGCGCTGCAGGGGAAGCGGGATCGCAACCCCCCGAAGAAGCACGGGAACATCCCGCTCTGA
- a CDS encoding biotin/lipoyl-containing protein: MTAYLVRIGSAEIEVVVEDDGDTLFASSGGRTRQVDIAEIVPGWYSVIVEGVSHDLGIVPGSADGGILGRHDPGGPRRHTLVLDGEMYTVEVLRGRRGTTSRSRAAGAAGGSEVRAPMPGLLVAVRVTEGAEVASGQSLVIMEAMKMQMEIRSPVEGTVRRVHVEAGVEIAGGQVLVTIG, translated from the coding sequence GTGACCGCGTACCTGGTGCGCATCGGCAGCGCGGAGATCGAGGTCGTCGTGGAAGACGACGGGGACACGCTCTTCGCATCGTCGGGAGGCCGCACGCGGCAGGTTGACATCGCCGAGATCGTCCCCGGTTGGTACTCCGTGATCGTAGAGGGCGTGTCGCACGACCTGGGGATCGTGCCCGGCTCCGCAGACGGGGGGATCCTCGGGCGGCACGACCCCGGCGGGCCCCGACGCCACACGCTCGTGCTGGACGGGGAGATGTACACGGTCGAGGTCCTGCGGGGCCGCCGAGGGACGACATCGCGTTCCCGTGCCGCCGGCGCGGCCGGCGGCAGCGAGGTGCGGGCGCCCATGCCGGGGCTCCTGGTCGCCGTTCGGGTGACCGAGGGCGCCGAGGTCGCCAGCGGGCAGTCGCTGGTTATTATGGAAGCGATGAAGATGCAGATGGAGATTCGTTCGCCGGTCGAGGGAACCGTCCGGCGCGTGCACGTCGAGGCGGGCGTCGAGATTGCGGGCGGGCAGGTGTTGGTGACCATCGGTTGA
- a CDS encoding GerMN domain-containing protein — protein sequence MAGRRGRGARRRAANRGPLWWVLALAVLAVAVVIGARVLHVAGPRPASRAGMVLFFVRYSNGGRTGVLVEVPRPAVSGAANARAETALRRLLAGPSAAERAKGIVSEIPTGTGLRSVALNGDVATVDLTAAFSAGGGSTSMLARVWQVVYTATQVPEVHAVQILIGGRHVRALGGEGVMIDQPIERPAAMPAF from the coding sequence ATGGCGGGACGACGCGGGCGCGGGGCCAGACGGCGGGCCGCGAATCGGGGTCCCCTGTGGTGGGTCCTCGCGTTGGCGGTGCTCGCGGTCGCCGTTGTGATCGGCGCTCGGGTCCTGCATGTGGCCGGGCCGCGTCCGGCGTCGCGGGCGGGAATGGTGCTGTTCTTCGTCCGCTACTCAAACGGCGGCCGGACGGGCGTGTTGGTCGAGGTGCCGCGCCCCGCCGTCTCGGGCGCGGCCAACGCCCGCGCGGAGACGGCGCTCCGCCGACTGCTGGCCGGGCCGTCCGCCGCGGAGCGGGCGAAGGGGATCGTCAGCGAGATCCCGACCGGGACGGGTCTTCGGAGCGTGGCCCTGAACGGCGACGTGGCGACCGTAGATCTGACGGCCGCGTTCTCCGCTGGCGGCGGCAGCACGAGCATGTTGGCGCGCGTGTGGCAAGTCGTGTACACGGCGACGCAAGTCCCTGAGGTCCATGCGGTTCAGATACTGATCGGCGGACGTCACGTGCGGGCGCTCGGCGGCGAAGGGGTGATGATCGACCAGCCGATCGAGCGGCCCGCGGCGATGCCGGCGTTTTAG